Proteins encoded in a region of the Microbacterium neungamense genome:
- the purH gene encoding bifunctional phosphoribosylaminoimidazolecarboxamide formyltransferase/IMP cyclohydrolase, translating to MAGPRQDPSLYRHRDTVPIRRALVSVSDKTGLRELADALAEAGVEIVSTGSTAATIREAGHEVTDVSAVTGFPESLDGRVKTLHPAVHAGLLADLRLEDHEGQLEHLGIQPFELVVVNLYPFVETVASGAQGDDVVEQIDIGGPAMVRAAAKNHANVAIVVSPDSYPSVIEALRAGGTTLTQRRELAARAFAHTAAYDSAVAQWFAEGTLEEESLPTHLTIQAERLATLRYGENAHQRAAIYTRAGGHGIAQATQLQGKEMSYNNYVDADAALRAAYDMILPAVAIIKHANPCGIATTAPNALDPIASAHLRAHECDPVSAYGGVIAANGTVTLKMAENLKDIFTEVIVAPDFEPAALEVFRAKKNLRLLKLPADWQQERMDVRLVSGGLLLQNADRFPDDIASVAKDWKLVSGEQPDEAEMENLIFAWKACRAVKSNGIVLAKGNATVGVGMGQVNRVDSCRLAVERAGDRAAGSVAASDAFFPFADGPQVLIDAGVTAIVQTGGSVRDDEVIDAARKAGVTMFFTGERHFFH from the coding sequence ATGGCCGGTCCCCGCCAGGACCCCTCGCTGTACCGTCACCGCGACACGGTCCCGATCCGCCGCGCACTGGTGTCGGTGAGCGACAAGACCGGTCTGCGCGAGCTCGCGGATGCCCTGGCCGAGGCCGGGGTGGAGATCGTGTCCACCGGCTCGACCGCGGCGACGATCCGCGAGGCCGGGCACGAGGTGACCGACGTCTCGGCGGTCACCGGGTTCCCCGAGTCCCTCGACGGCCGCGTGAAGACGCTGCATCCGGCGGTGCACGCGGGCCTGCTCGCCGACCTGCGCCTCGAGGACCACGAGGGGCAGCTCGAGCACCTGGGCATCCAACCCTTCGAGCTCGTCGTGGTGAACCTGTACCCGTTCGTGGAGACCGTGGCCTCGGGCGCGCAGGGCGACGACGTCGTCGAGCAGATCGACATCGGGGGACCGGCGATGGTGCGTGCGGCGGCGAAGAACCACGCCAACGTCGCGATCGTCGTCTCGCCCGACTCGTACCCGTCGGTGATCGAGGCGCTGCGCGCCGGCGGCACCACGCTGACCCAGCGCCGGGAGCTCGCCGCCCGCGCCTTCGCGCACACCGCCGCGTACGACTCCGCCGTGGCGCAGTGGTTCGCGGAGGGCACCCTGGAGGAGGAGTCGCTGCCGACCCACCTCACCATCCAGGCCGAGCGGCTGGCCACGCTCCGGTACGGCGAGAACGCGCATCAGCGCGCCGCGATCTACACCCGTGCGGGCGGTCACGGCATCGCCCAGGCGACGCAGCTGCAGGGAAAGGAGATGTCCTACAACAACTACGTCGATGCGGATGCCGCGCTGCGCGCCGCCTACGACATGATCCTGCCCGCGGTCGCCATCATCAAGCACGCGAACCCCTGCGGCATCGCCACCACGGCCCCGAACGCGCTCGACCCCATCGCCAGCGCCCACCTGCGCGCGCACGAGTGCGACCCGGTCTCGGCGTACGGCGGCGTGATCGCCGCGAACGGCACCGTCACCCTGAAGATGGCGGAGAACCTGAAGGACATCTTCACCGAGGTCATCGTCGCCCCCGACTTCGAGCCGGCAGCCCTCGAGGTGTTCCGCGCGAAGAAGAACCTGCGGCTGTTGAAGCTGCCGGCGGACTGGCAGCAGGAGCGCATGGACGTGCGGCTCGTCTCCGGCGGTCTGCTGCTGCAGAACGCCGACCGCTTCCCGGACGACATCGCCTCGGTCGCCAAGGACTGGAAGCTCGTCTCCGGCGAGCAGCCCGACGAGGCGGAGATGGAGAACCTCATCTTCGCGTGGAAGGCGTGCCGCGCGGTGAAGTCGAACGGCATCGTGCTCGCCAAGGGCAACGCGACCGTCGGCGTCGGCATGGGCCAGGTCAACCGGGTCGACTCGTGCCGCCTCGCGGTGGAGCGGGCGGGTGACCGCGCTGCGGGCTCGGTCGCCGCATCCGACGCGTTCTTCCCGTTCGCGGACGGCCCGCAGGTGCTCATCGACGCCGGCGTGACCGCGATCGTGCAGACCGGCGGCTCGGTGCGCGACGACGAGGTCATCGACGCCGCGCGCAAGGCCGGCGTGACGATGTTCTTCACCGGGGAGCGCCACTTCTTCCACTGA
- a CDS encoding ATP-binding cassette domain-containing protein: MFQDPYSSLNGRQRIVDIIAASVALHATASQGARSHRATAQRILESVGLGERFWQKFPYQLSGGQRQRVAIARALAADPEVIVLDEAVAALDVSIQAQILNLLSDIRAERKVSYLFISHDLAVVNQISDRMIVMEQGRVVDAGVTAEILAEPVHPYTRALRAAVPRAGWKPVRRERLAG, translated from the coding sequence GTGTTCCAGGATCCGTACTCCTCGCTGAACGGCCGTCAGCGCATCGTGGACATCATCGCGGCATCCGTGGCGCTGCACGCGACGGCGTCGCAGGGCGCCAGGTCGCACCGCGCGACCGCGCAGCGGATCCTGGAGAGCGTGGGGCTGGGGGAACGGTTCTGGCAGAAGTTCCCGTACCAGCTGTCCGGCGGGCAGCGTCAGCGGGTGGCGATCGCGCGGGCGCTCGCCGCGGATCCCGAGGTCATCGTCCTCGACGAGGCGGTCGCGGCGCTGGACGTGTCGATCCAGGCGCAGATCCTGAATCTGCTCAGCGACATCAGGGCGGAGAGGAAGGTCAGCTACCTGTTCATCTCGCACGACCTCGCGGTGGTGAACCAGATCTCCGACCGGATGATCGTGATGGAGCAGGGCCGGGTGGTGGATGCCGGGGTGACCGCCGAGATCCTCGCCGAGCCCGTGCATCCGTACACGCGCGCGCTGCGCGCCGCGGTGCCGCGCGCCGGATGGAAGCCGGTGCGCCGGGAACGCCTCGCAGGCTGA
- a CDS encoding DNA-3-methyladenine glycosylase 2 family protein: MSLPVMTFDERYRAISARDTRFDGQFVTAVRSTGIYCRPSCPARTPKPENVTFYPTSAAAHEAGYRACKRCLPEAAPGSPEWNVRGDVAARAMRLIAAGIVEREGVPGLAARLGYSSRHLTRLLTAELGAGPLALARAHRAHSARMLLVGTDMPISEVAFSAGFTSIRQCNDTIREVFGMTPGDLRARRPRDAAGHDPVPGVIDLLLPHRPPLDAAGVFAWMAARALPGVESAGERSFARHLRMPGGPAWFEVARDERHRLRLRARVTRLGDLAPLVATARRLFDLDADPVAIDEALSAEPALAPLVARTPGIRVPGAADPHEMLIRAMVGQQITVVAARSALTALVEALGERVGDTTGPADAAAPAATPDSGILFPTMAAIAEHGASVLRGPAARIRAITGAAAALAAGELVLTVGDDAAAQRAALLAMPGIGPWTADYVRMRVLGDPDVLLPGDVAVRAGAAATGLPADPAGLAAWAERTAPWRSYLTAHLWRSAPAKRTPRSSAAAAAALTKEPS, encoded by the coding sequence ATGAGCCTCCCGGTGATGACCTTCGACGAGCGGTATCGCGCCATCAGCGCGCGCGACACCCGCTTCGACGGGCAGTTCGTCACCGCCGTGCGCTCCACCGGCATCTACTGCCGTCCCAGCTGCCCGGCACGCACGCCGAAGCCGGAGAACGTGACCTTCTACCCGACCAGCGCCGCCGCGCACGAGGCGGGCTACCGCGCCTGCAAGCGCTGCCTGCCCGAGGCCGCGCCGGGCTCGCCGGAGTGGAACGTCCGCGGTGATGTGGCCGCCCGCGCCATGCGGCTGATCGCGGCCGGCATCGTGGAACGCGAGGGCGTCCCCGGTCTCGCCGCCCGGCTGGGATACTCCTCCCGCCACCTCACCCGGCTGCTCACCGCCGAACTCGGGGCCGGCCCGCTCGCCCTCGCCCGTGCGCATCGCGCGCACAGCGCCCGGATGCTGCTGGTGGGCACCGACATGCCGATCTCGGAGGTGGCCTTCTCGGCCGGCTTCACCAGCATCCGGCAGTGCAACGACACCATCCGCGAGGTGTTCGGGATGACCCCGGGCGACCTGCGCGCCCGCCGTCCCCGGGACGCGGCCGGGCACGATCCCGTCCCCGGGGTGATCGACCTGCTCCTGCCGCACCGCCCGCCGCTGGACGCCGCCGGCGTGTTCGCCTGGATGGCCGCGCGTGCGCTGCCCGGCGTGGAGAGCGCCGGCGAGCGCTCCTTCGCCCGTCACCTGCGGATGCCCGGCGGCCCCGCCTGGTTCGAGGTCGCCCGGGACGAGCGCCACCGGCTCCGGCTGCGCGCCCGCGTCACCCGCCTCGGAGATCTCGCACCGCTGGTCGCCACCGCCCGCCGGCTGTTCGACCTGGATGCCGACCCGGTCGCCATCGACGAGGCGCTCTCGGCGGAGCCGGCGCTGGCCCCGCTGGTGGCGCGCACGCCCGGCATCCGGGTGCCGGGAGCGGCGGACCCGCACGAGATGCTGATCCGCGCCATGGTCGGTCAGCAGATCACCGTCGTGGCCGCGCGCAGCGCCCTCACCGCGCTCGTCGAGGCGCTGGGCGAGCGGGTCGGCGACACCACCGGGCCCGCTGATGCGGCCGCACCGGCAGCGACCCCGGACTCCGGCATCCTGTTCCCGACCATGGCCGCGATCGCCGAGCACGGGGCATCCGTGCTGCGCGGACCCGCCGCCCGCATCCGCGCCATCACCGGCGCCGCCGCCGCGCTCGCCGCGGGAGAGCTCGTCCTCACCGTCGGAGACGACGCGGCCGCGCAGCGCGCCGCACTGCTGGCGATGCCCGGGATCGGGCCGTGGACCGCCGACTACGTGCGGATGCGCGTGCTCGGCGACCCCGACGTCCTGCTCCCCGGGGACGTCGCCGTGCGGGCCGGCGCGGCGGCCACCGGCCTCCCCGCCGACCCGGCCGGGCTCGCGGCCTGGGCCGAGCGCACGGCGCCCTGGCGCAGCTACCTCACCGCGCATCTGTGGCGCTCGGCGCCCGCGAAGCGCACCCCTCGATCCTCCGCGGCCGCCGCCGCCGCGCTCACGAAGGAGCCCTCATGA
- a CDS encoding methylated-DNA--[protein]-cysteine S-methyltransferase, with amino-acid sequence MTAIDQAVLQTIATPDGPFTILADARQRVLASGWTDSRDAILARLAPARRPAGIRDGETDAAAAALAFYDGDLTAIDAVPVVQHGTDMQRTGWDALRRIAPGAPLTYTEFAIALGSPRAVRAAASVCARNAAALFVPCHRVLRGDGTMGGFAWGLEVKRSLLDREAARVLA; translated from the coding sequence ATGACCGCCATCGACCAGGCCGTCCTGCAGACCATCGCCACCCCGGACGGGCCGTTCACGATCCTCGCCGACGCCCGGCAGCGCGTGCTCGCCTCGGGATGGACCGACTCGCGGGACGCGATCCTCGCCCGGCTCGCCCCCGCACGGCGTCCCGCCGGCATCCGCGACGGGGAGACGGATGCCGCGGCCGCGGCCCTCGCGTTCTACGACGGCGACCTCACCGCGATCGACGCGGTGCCGGTCGTGCAGCACGGCACGGACATGCAGCGCACCGGATGGGACGCGCTGCGCCGGATCGCCCCCGGCGCCCCGCTCACCTACACCGAGTTCGCGATCGCGCTGGGCAGCCCCCGGGCGGTCCGGGCCGCGGCATCCGTGTGCGCGCGCAACGCCGCCGCGCTGTTCGTGCCGTGCCACCGCGTGCTGCGCGGCGACGGCACGATGGGCGGCTTCGCGTGGGGGCTCGAGGTGAAGCGGAGCCTGCTGGACCGTGAGGCCGCCCGCGTCCTGGCCTGA
- a CDS encoding IS110 family transposase: protein MTTIAREEQQDQVMIVAGIDTHGDSHTAAVIDTTGRLLGSAQFPANRSGYAALLSWACAFGVLVIAGIEGTGAYGAGLARHLRAAGVELREVDRPDRKSRRFAGKSDPLDAEAAARAALAGTRSGIPKDRAGKVEALRNLRIARRSAVTQRADCQRRMKAIIVTAPDALRERLRGLSDRELIEVCAAARPDTTRADEPEQASKIALRALARRHQSLTAEIAELDALIDPLVADINPRLLALNGVGADVAGQLLVTAGENPGRLRSEAAFAMLCGVAPIPASSGKTHRHRLNRGGDRHANAALYRIVLCRLRWDPRTRAYAARRTTEGLSKKDIIRCLKRLIAREIYTALTT, encoded by the coding sequence ATGACCACCATCGCACGAGAAGAGCAGCAGGACCAGGTCATGATCGTGGCGGGTATCGACACGCATGGCGATTCCCACACCGCGGCGGTCATCGACACCACCGGCCGGCTGCTCGGGAGCGCGCAGTTCCCCGCGAATCGTTCCGGTTATGCCGCGTTGCTGAGTTGGGCGTGTGCGTTCGGTGTGCTCGTGATCGCGGGGATCGAGGGCACCGGCGCATACGGTGCCGGTCTTGCCCGTCACCTGCGCGCTGCGGGTGTCGAGCTGCGGGAAGTGGACCGACCGGACCGGAAGTCGCGGCGCTTTGCCGGTAAGTCCGACCCGCTGGACGCGGAAGCTGCCGCCCGGGCAGCGTTGGCAGGCACACGATCGGGGATCCCGAAGGACCGAGCAGGGAAGGTGGAAGCGCTCCGCAATCTGCGGATCGCCAGGCGCAGCGCCGTGACCCAGCGCGCCGACTGTCAACGCCGGATGAAGGCGATCATCGTCACCGCACCCGACGCGCTCCGCGAACGGTTGCGGGGGCTGTCAGACCGGGAGCTGATCGAGGTATGTGCCGCTGCACGTCCCGACACCACACGCGCCGACGAACCCGAGCAGGCATCGAAGATCGCGCTGCGCGCTCTCGCACGCCGCCACCAGTCGCTGACCGCCGAGATCGCCGAACTCGACGCACTCATCGACCCTCTCGTCGCGGACATCAACCCGCGGCTGCTCGCCCTCAACGGGGTCGGCGCCGATGTCGCCGGGCAACTGCTCGTCACCGCTGGCGAGAACCCCGGCCGGCTCCGTTCCGAAGCCGCATTCGCGATGCTCTGCGGCGTCGCGCCCATCCCCGCCTCATCAGGCAAAACCCACCGACACCGCCTCAACCGCGGCGGCGACCGCCACGCGAACGCCGCGCTCTACCGCATCGTGCTCTGCCGGCTCCGCTGGGATCCCAGAACCCGCGCTTACGCCGCCCGACGCACCACCGAGGGCCTCTCGAAGAAGGACATCATCCGCTGCCTCAAACGCCTCATCGCCCGCGAGATCTACACCGCCCTCACCACTTGA
- a CDS encoding ABC transporter ATP-binding protein: MTSTSSSSLSTVAALWRLKPFVAPIVSRLIGGALSALAAAVIALLIPIALEQIVRGPLQTGVVGAIAVGALAVFALALGEAAMVWLRRWFVLTPATEVEYRMRSDLYARLQTLPVAFHDRWQSGQLLSRMMQDINLIRRWLAFGLILLVVNVLTIIIGAVMLFQWHWLLGAIFLVTGVPMWIQGYLFEKRYGQLTRRSQDQAGDLATSVEESVHGIRVLKAFGRGKHALSRFSRQAETLRETELSKARAVGEIWFWLDLMPQIAFGLSLIAGIWLIAQGAIELPQLFAFFAMATVLRWPIESIGFLFSFMLDARTATDRVFEIFEATNTITDPEHPVRIAEPRGELAFEDVHFRYQDAGASERDLLDGIDLVLRPGETMALVGLTGSGKTTLTTLPARLYDVTGGRVTLDGVDVRDLELSELRRHIAMAFEDATLFSASVRENVLLGRADLDLHSPEADRVLAEALEVAQAGFVESLPEGVETIIGEEGLSLSGGQRQRLALARAVAAKPKVLVLDDPLSALDVDTEALVEEALRHVLADTTALVVAHRPSTVALADRVALLERGRITAVGTHAELLRSSAHYRHVISSLEAEEAARTGSIPVVSASGDAPKGSASAGEDASTGSASAGEDASTGSASAASDIEEEVQA, encoded by the coding sequence ATGACCTCCACTTCGTCGTCGTCCCTGTCCACCGTCGCCGCACTCTGGCGGCTCAAGCCCTTCGTCGCCCCGATCGTCAGCCGCCTCATCGGCGGTGCGCTCAGCGCGCTCGCCGCCGCGGTGATCGCGCTGCTGATCCCCATCGCGCTCGAGCAGATCGTTCGCGGCCCCCTGCAGACCGGGGTAGTCGGGGCGATCGCCGTCGGGGCGCTCGCGGTGTTCGCCCTCGCCCTCGGCGAGGCGGCCATGGTGTGGCTGCGGCGCTGGTTCGTGCTCACCCCGGCCACCGAGGTCGAGTACCGGATGCGATCCGACCTGTACGCGCGGCTGCAGACGCTGCCGGTCGCGTTCCACGACCGGTGGCAGTCCGGTCAGCTGCTCAGCCGCATGATGCAGGACATCAACCTGATCCGCCGTTGGCTGGCGTTCGGGCTGATCCTTCTGGTGGTGAACGTGCTGACGATCATCATCGGCGCGGTGATGCTGTTCCAGTGGCACTGGCTGCTGGGCGCGATCTTCCTCGTCACCGGCGTGCCGATGTGGATCCAGGGCTACCTGTTCGAGAAGCGGTACGGCCAGCTCACCCGGCGCAGCCAGGACCAGGCCGGCGACCTCGCCACCAGCGTCGAGGAGAGCGTGCACGGCATCCGCGTGCTGAAGGCGTTCGGGCGCGGCAAGCACGCCCTGAGCCGTTTCAGCCGCCAGGCCGAGACGCTGCGGGAGACCGAGCTGAGCAAGGCCCGCGCGGTCGGCGAGATCTGGTTCTGGCTCGACCTGATGCCGCAGATCGCCTTCGGGCTCAGCCTCATCGCCGGCATCTGGCTGATCGCGCAGGGGGCGATCGAGCTGCCGCAGCTGTTCGCCTTCTTCGCGATGGCCACCGTGCTGCGCTGGCCGATCGAGTCGATCGGGTTCCTGTTCTCGTTCATGCTCGACGCACGCACGGCCACCGACCGCGTGTTCGAGATCTTCGAGGCGACGAACACCATCACCGATCCGGAGCACCCGGTGCGCATCGCCGAGCCGCGCGGCGAGCTGGCGTTCGAGGACGTGCACTTCCGCTACCAGGACGCCGGTGCCTCCGAGCGCGACCTGCTCGACGGCATCGACCTGGTGCTGCGTCCGGGGGAGACCATGGCGCTGGTCGGGCTGACCGGCTCCGGGAAGACCACCCTGACGACGCTGCCGGCACGGCTGTACGACGTCACCGGCGGGCGGGTCACGCTCGACGGCGTGGACGTGCGCGACCTGGAGTTGTCCGAGCTGCGCCGGCACATCGCCATGGCCTTCGAGGACGCCACGCTGTTCTCGGCATCCGTCCGCGAGAACGTCCTGCTGGGACGCGCCGACCTCGACCTGCACAGCCCCGAGGCCGACCGGGTGCTCGCCGAGGCGCTCGAGGTCGCGCAGGCCGGGTTCGTGGAGTCGCTGCCCGAGGGCGTCGAGACCATCATCGGCGAGGAGGGGCTCAGCCTGTCCGGCGGGCAGCGGCAGCGTCTCGCGCTCGCCCGCGCGGTCGCCGCGAAGCCGAAGGTGCTCGTGCTCGACGACCCGCTGTCCGCGCTCGACGTCGACACCGAGGCGCTCGTCGAGGAGGCGCTGCGGCACGTGCTCGCCGATACGACGGCGCTCGTCGTCGCGCACCGGCCGTCGACCGTGGCGCTCGCCGACCGCGTCGCGCTGCTGGAGCGCGGGCGGATCACCGCGGTGGGGACGCACGCGGAGCTGCTGCGCTCCAGCGCCCACTACCGGCACGTGATCTCCAGCCTGGAGGCGGAGGAGGCGGCGCGGACGGGGTCGATCCCGGTCGTGTCCGCGAGCGGGGACGCTCCGAAGGGCTCAGCATCCGCGGGGGAGGACGCTTCGACGGGCTCAGCGTCCGCGGGGGAGGACGCTTCGACGGGCTCAGCGTCCGCGGCATCCGACATCGAAGAGGAGGTGCAGGCATGA
- a CDS encoding ABC transporter ATP-binding protein — MTISGTQGEDRSNYTREESRAIRARSLRLLGSLIRPLRLRIVAAAVVLVVSTALQVSGPILIGVALDRALPLVLENTDWTPALVLTVAYLFAGITGSALIGWYVVLAARITQAVLLDLRKRIFLHTQRLSLEFHESYTSGRIISRQTSDLDSIRELLDGGLNNLVSGVLFGVFTFIALVIADWQSGVILAIGGIPLLLLMRWFYTRSQVVYRESRVISAKVIVQFVETMTGIRAVKSFRKEPRNDATFRTLAGDYRDVNRRSMLLYGTFEPGLMGIAALTLALVVLWGGIRVSTGALGVGVLLSAVLYVRNFFAPMQEIAMFLNSYQSATAALEKVSGVLEEQPTVPDPEKPVDLWESRGAIRFEGVTFGYNGEKTVLPNFSLDIPAGQTVALVGTTGAGKSTLAKLVSRFYDPTEGRVTLDGVDLRMLHPKDLRRAIVMVTQEAYLFSGTVADNIALGKPDATLDEIRAAARAVGADEFISSLPDGYNTDVNKRGGRVSAGQRQLISFARAFLADPAVLILDEATASLDIPSERLIQEALQTLLADRTAIIIAHRLSTVAIADRVLVMEHGRIIEDDTPQALIGGTGKFAQLHAAWQETLV, encoded by the coding sequence ATGACCATCTCCGGAACCCAGGGCGAGGACCGCTCGAACTACACCAGGGAGGAGAGCCGCGCGATCCGGGCGCGCTCGCTGCGCCTGCTCGGATCGCTCATCCGCCCGCTGCGGCTGCGCATCGTCGCGGCGGCCGTCGTGCTGGTGGTCTCCACCGCGCTGCAGGTGTCGGGGCCGATCCTCATCGGCGTCGCGCTGGACCGGGCGCTGCCGCTCGTGCTCGAGAACACCGACTGGACGCCGGCGCTCGTGCTCACCGTCGCCTACCTGTTCGCCGGGATCACCGGATCGGCGCTGATCGGCTGGTACGTCGTGCTCGCCGCCCGCATCACCCAGGCGGTGCTTCTCGACCTGCGCAAGCGGATCTTCCTGCACACCCAGCGGCTCAGCCTCGAGTTCCACGAGTCGTACACGTCCGGGCGGATCATCTCCCGCCAGACCAGCGACCTGGACTCGATCCGCGAACTGCTCGACGGCGGCCTGAACAACCTCGTCTCCGGTGTGCTGTTCGGCGTGTTCACGTTCATCGCCCTGGTGATCGCGGACTGGCAGTCCGGCGTGATCCTCGCGATCGGCGGCATCCCGCTGCTCCTGCTGATGCGCTGGTTCTACACCCGCTCACAGGTGGTGTACCGCGAATCGCGCGTGATCAGCGCGAAGGTGATCGTGCAGTTCGTGGAGACGATGACCGGCATCCGCGCGGTGAAGTCGTTCCGCAAGGAGCCGCGCAACGACGCGACCTTCCGCACGCTCGCCGGCGACTACCGCGACGTGAACCGGCGCTCGATGCTGCTGTACGGCACGTTCGAGCCCGGGCTGATGGGGATCGCGGCGCTCACCCTCGCCCTGGTGGTGCTGTGGGGCGGCATCCGCGTCTCCACCGGCGCCCTGGGCGTCGGCGTGCTGCTGTCGGCGGTGCTGTACGTACGCAACTTCTTCGCGCCGATGCAGGAGATCGCGATGTTCCTGAACTCGTACCAGTCCGCGACCGCGGCGCTGGAGAAGGTGTCCGGCGTGCTCGAGGAGCAGCCCACGGTGCCCGACCCGGAGAAGCCGGTCGACCTGTGGGAGTCGCGCGGCGCGATCCGCTTCGAGGGCGTCACGTTCGGGTACAACGGCGAGAAGACGGTGCTGCCGAACTTCTCGCTGGACATTCCGGCCGGGCAGACCGTCGCGCTGGTCGGCACCACCGGCGCCGGGAAGTCCACGCTCGCGAAGCTGGTGTCGCGGTTCTACGACCCGACCGAGGGGCGGGTCACGCTCGACGGCGTCGACCTGCGGATGCTGCACCCGAAGGATCTGCGCCGGGCGATCGTGATGGTCACCCAGGAGGCGTATCTGTTCAGCGGGACGGTCGCGGACAACATCGCGCTCGGCAAGCCGGACGCGACCCTGGACGAGATCCGCGCCGCCGCCCGCGCGGTCGGCGCCGACGAGTTCATCTCGTCTCTGCCGGACGGCTATAACACCGACGTGAACAAGCGCGGCGGGCGCGTGTCGGCCGGGCAGCGGCAGCTGATCTCCTTCGCGCGGGCGTTCCTCGCCGATCCGGCCGTGCTGATCCTCGACGAGGCCACGGCGTCGCTGGACATCCCGTCCGAGCGGCTCATCCAGGAGGCGCTGCAGACGCTGCTCGCCGACCGCACCGCGATCATCATCGCGCACCGCCTGTCGACGGTCGCGATCGCCGACCGGGTGCTGGTGATGGAGCACGGCCGCATCATCGAGGACGACACCCCGCAGGCGCTGATCGGCGGCACCGGCAAGTTCGCCCAGCTGCACGCGGCCTGGCAGGAGACGCTGGTCTAG
- a CDS encoding GNAT family N-acetyltransferase, translated as MSKLRVEELSAATIVAVNNLSLKPGQEQFLAPVSYGIAATVINPRTSWQRVVLDGDEVVGFISASFDADAPEEYFRNVLWRINVDADDQGRGIGRFAVEALLDEARRRGVDHVNVIYEAGEGGPEAFFRRVGFEPVGETEYGEVIAEIRLTD; from the coding sequence ATGTCGAAACTGCGCGTGGAAGAACTGTCCGCGGCGACGATCGTCGCCGTCAACAACCTGTCGCTGAAGCCGGGGCAGGAGCAGTTCCTCGCGCCCGTGTCGTACGGGATCGCCGCCACCGTGATCAATCCGCGCACCTCCTGGCAGCGCGTGGTGCTCGACGGCGATGAGGTGGTCGGCTTCATCAGTGCGAGCTTCGATGCGGATGCCCCGGAGGAGTACTTCCGCAACGTCCTCTGGCGCATCAACGTGGACGCCGACGACCAGGGTCGCGGCATCGGACGCTTCGCCGTCGAGGCCCTCCTCGACGAGGCGCGCCGGCGCGGCGTCGACCACGTCAACGTGATCTACGAGGCCGGCGAGGGAGGCCCCGAGGCGTTCTTCCGCCGGGTGGGCTTTGAGCCGGTCGGTGAGACCGAGTACGGCGAGGTCATCGCCGAGATCCGGCTCACGGACTAG